From Halichoerus grypus chromosome 6, mHalGry1.hap1.1, whole genome shotgun sequence, one genomic window encodes:
- the SOCS1 gene encoding suppressor of cytokine signaling 1: MVAHNQVAADNAISTAAESRRRPEPSSSSSPPSSSAAPAAPARPRPCPAAPAPAPGDTHFRTFRSHAEYRRITRASALLDACGFYWGPLSVHGAHERLRAEPVGTFLVRDSRQRNCFFALSVKMASGPTSIRVHFQAGRFHLDGSRESFDCLFELLEHYVAAPRRMLGAPLRQRRVRPLQELCRQRIVATVGRENLARIPLNPVLRDYLSSFPFQI; encoded by the coding sequence ATGGTAGCACACAACCAGGTGGCAGCCGACAATGCAATCTCCACGGCAGCAGAGTCCCGACGGCGGCCAGAGCCTTCCTCGTCTTCGTCCCCGCCCTCGTCCTCGGCGGCGCCCGCGGCCCCCGCGCGCCCGCGGCCCTGCCcggcggccccggccccggcccccggcGACACGCACTTCCGCACGTTCCGCTCGCACGCCGAGTACCGGCGCATCACCCGGGCCAGCGCGCTCCTCGACGCCTGCGGCTTCTACTGGGGGCCCCTGAGCGTGCACGGGGCGCACGAGCGGCTGCGCGCCGAGCCCGTGGGCACCTTCCTGGTGCGCGACAGCCGCCAGCGGAACTGCTTCTTCGCTCTCAGCGTGAAGATGGCCTCGGGCCCCACAAGCATCCGCGTGCACTTCCAGGCCGGCCGCTTCCACCTGGACGGCAGCCGCGAGAGCTTCGACTGCCTCTTCGAGCTGCTGGAGCACTACGTGGCGGCGCCGCGCCGCATGCTCGGGGCCCCGCTGCGCCAGCGCCGCGTGCGGCCGCTGCAGGAGCTGTGTCGCCAGCGCATCGTGGCCACCGTGGGCCGCGAGAACCTGGCGCGCATCCCCCTCAACCCCGTCCTCCGCGATTACTTGAGTTCCTTCCCCTTCCAGATCTGA